One segment of Panicum virgatum strain AP13 chromosome 1K, P.virgatum_v5, whole genome shotgun sequence DNA contains the following:
- the LOC120670063 gene encoding putative glucose-6-phosphate 1-epimerase isoform X1, with the protein MAGTAASVERVRDRATGLDKFVLREVRGSSVEVYLYGGQVTFWKNNFGHQLLFVSKKATFKPPKAIRGGIQICFPQLGSHGVLEQHGFARNRFWSVDESPPPFPVATSNCHIDLILKSCQEDLKVWPHSYEFRLRVALSPRGDLILTSRIKNMSSDGKPFQFTFAYHTYFSVSDISEVRVEGLETLDYLDNLQSRNRCTEQGDAVVFESEVDKVYLSAPQKIVIIDHEKKRTFVLRKEGLPDVVVWNPWDKKAKAMPDFGDDEYKNMLCVGAAAIEKPITLKSGEEWLGKQEISAVPSSYSSGQLDPEVIRRMHTI; encoded by the exons ATGGCCGGGACGGCGGCGTCCGTGGAGCGCGTGAGGGACCGCGCCACCGGCCTCGACAAGTTCGTCCTCCGCGAGGTCCGGGGCAGCTCCGTCGAG GTATATTTATATGGAGGTCAGGTGACATTTTGGAAAAATAACTTCGGTCATCAACTGCTTTTTGTCAGTAAAAAG GCTACTTTTAAACCGCCAAAAGCCATTCGTGGTGGCATCCAAATTTGCTTCCCTCAA TTAGGTAGCCATGGAGTTCTTGAACAGCATGGATTTGCAAGGAACCGATTCTGGAGTGTTGATGAAAGTCCACCTCCTTTTCCAGTTGCTACTTCCAATTGTCATATTGACTTGATACTCAAGTCATGTCAAGAGGATTTGAAGGTCTGGCCACATAG CTATGAATTTCGTCTGAGAGTTGCACTTAGTCCAAGGGGAGATCTTATTCTCACATCTCGAATTAAAAATATGAGCTCAGATGGCAAGCCATTCCAATTTACATTTGCATATCATACTTACTTTTCGGTATCTGATATCAG TGAAGTGCGGGTAGAAGGTTTGGAGACCTTGGACTATCTTGACAACTTGCAATCCAGGAATCGTTGTACTGAACAAGGAGATGCAGTTGTATTTGAGTCTGAA GTGGACAAGGTATATTTGAGTGCTCCACAGAAGATTGTGATCATTGACCATGAGAAGAAAAGAACGTTTGTTTTGAGGAAAGAGGGACTTCCAGATGTTG TCGTTTGGAACCCTTGGGACAAGAAGGCAAAAGCAATGCCAGATTTTGGGGATGATGAGTACAAGAACATGCTATGCGTAGGGGCTGCAGCTATTGAGAAGCCAATTACTTTGAAGTCTGGTGAAGAGTGGCTAGGAAAGCAGGAAATTTCCGCTGTACCATCCAGTTACAGCAGCGGACAATTGGATCCTGAAGTCATTCGTCGGATGCACACAATCTAA
- the LOC120670063 gene encoding putative glucose-6-phosphate 1-epimerase isoform X2: protein MLKVYLYGGQVTFWKNNFGHQLLFVSKKATFKPPKAIRGGIQICFPQLGSHGVLEQHGFARNRFWSVDESPPPFPVATSNCHIDLILKSCQEDLKVWPHSYEFRLRVALSPRGDLILTSRIKNMSSDGKPFQFTFAYHTYFSVSDISEVRVEGLETLDYLDNLQSRNRCTEQGDAVVFESEVDKVYLSAPQKIVIIDHEKKRTFVLRKEGLPDVVVWNPWDKKAKAMPDFGDDEYKNMLCVGAAAIEKPITLKSGEEWLGKQEISAVPSSYSSGQLDPEVIRRMHTI, encoded by the exons ATGTTGAAA GTATATTTATATGGAGGTCAGGTGACATTTTGGAAAAATAACTTCGGTCATCAACTGCTTTTTGTCAGTAAAAAG GCTACTTTTAAACCGCCAAAAGCCATTCGTGGTGGCATCCAAATTTGCTTCCCTCAA TTAGGTAGCCATGGAGTTCTTGAACAGCATGGATTTGCAAGGAACCGATTCTGGAGTGTTGATGAAAGTCCACCTCCTTTTCCAGTTGCTACTTCCAATTGTCATATTGACTTGATACTCAAGTCATGTCAAGAGGATTTGAAGGTCTGGCCACATAG CTATGAATTTCGTCTGAGAGTTGCACTTAGTCCAAGGGGAGATCTTATTCTCACATCTCGAATTAAAAATATGAGCTCAGATGGCAAGCCATTCCAATTTACATTTGCATATCATACTTACTTTTCGGTATCTGATATCAG TGAAGTGCGGGTAGAAGGTTTGGAGACCTTGGACTATCTTGACAACTTGCAATCCAGGAATCGTTGTACTGAACAAGGAGATGCAGTTGTATTTGAGTCTGAA GTGGACAAGGTATATTTGAGTGCTCCACAGAAGATTGTGATCATTGACCATGAGAAGAAAAGAACGTTTGTTTTGAGGAAAGAGGGACTTCCAGATGTTG TCGTTTGGAACCCTTGGGACAAGAAGGCAAAAGCAATGCCAGATTTTGGGGATGATGAGTACAAGAACATGCTATGCGTAGGGGCTGCAGCTATTGAGAAGCCAATTACTTTGAAGTCTGGTGAAGAGTGGCTAGGAAAGCAGGAAATTTCCGCTGTACCATCCAGTTACAGCAGCGGACAATTGGATCCTGAAGTCATTCGTCGGATGCACACAATCTAA